A region from the Polaribacter sp. Hel1_33_78 genome encodes:
- a CDS encoding BatD family protein codes for MKFYISIFISLLSLSILAQEAELKVKVSKNKLGLNQRLRIEFSVNKQGADNFTPPDFKDFRVIQGPSQSVSQSWINGKVSFSQSYSYILKPKRRGELIISPANIKYRGKTLNSKMMKIVVLNPVEIPDNPNDPNYIAQQNIHLVAETSKSRPFVGEGIYVEYRLYVSENVSVFDTSVTEAPQYNGFWNQEIKINGFPVKMGKYNGENYRYIVLQKALLIPTKTGKLTIDPMKMDIVIGVPTGRVDFFGNVITKNLKKEFASTKKIIRPKSLPLENKPENFTGAVGKFKFDVSLSKNALKANESSQIKLTVSGKGNLKLFELPTVETPAELEKYQPERKERVRVAADGITGSVTDTYTVVPQYKGKYKIPNIAFSYFNPNEKKYQTIATEDLFVDVLEGKELVTNNNSLIQKKTVISTGKNFRYIQTKSEFMTKDRTDFFKSNVFYLFLLLPLISIPIGIVIAKNNEKRNRDVIGRKQRRAERLAKKYLSEAHKQLGEKEAFYESLERALHNYLKAKLGIEIADISKEKIAQILQQRNVDKDTTKEFIAVLEHSDFARYSPITNTEMKQEFERAKLVIVQLDKQL; via the coding sequence ATGAAATTTTACATATCAATATTTATAAGCTTATTATCACTTTCAATTCTAGCACAAGAGGCAGAATTAAAAGTGAAAGTGAGTAAAAATAAACTAGGTTTAAACCAACGTTTACGAATAGAATTTTCTGTTAACAAGCAAGGTGCAGATAATTTTACGCCTCCAGACTTTAAAGACTTTAGAGTCATTCAAGGACCAAGTCAATCTGTAAGTCAATCTTGGATAAATGGAAAGGTTAGTTTTTCTCAATCATACTCTTATATACTAAAACCAAAGAGAAGAGGTGAGCTTATTATAAGTCCTGCAAACATTAAATACAGAGGAAAAACTTTGAATTCGAAAATGATGAAAATCGTTGTTTTGAATCCAGTGGAAATACCTGACAATCCTAATGACCCAAATTACATAGCACAACAAAACATACATTTAGTTGCAGAAACCTCTAAATCTAGACCTTTTGTTGGAGAAGGAATTTATGTGGAATATAGGTTGTATGTTAGCGAAAACGTGAGTGTTTTCGATACTTCTGTAACAGAAGCTCCGCAATATAATGGCTTTTGGAATCAAGAAATTAAAATAAATGGTTTCCCTGTAAAAATGGGAAAATACAATGGTGAAAACTACAGATATATTGTACTGCAAAAAGCGCTATTAATTCCTACAAAAACTGGAAAACTTACCATTGATCCTATGAAAATGGATATTGTCATTGGTGTACCAACAGGAAGAGTAGACTTTTTTGGAAATGTGATTACAAAAAACCTCAAAAAAGAATTCGCTTCTACCAAAAAAATTATTAGACCTAAAAGTCTTCCTTTAGAAAATAAACCAGAAAACTTCACAGGTGCTGTTGGAAAGTTTAAGTTTGATGTTTCGTTGAGTAAAAATGCTTTAAAAGCAAATGAATCTTCTCAAATTAAACTAACGGTCTCTGGTAAAGGAAATTTAAAATTATTTGAATTACCAACTGTAGAAACTCCTGCTGAATTAGAAAAATATCAACCAGAAAGAAAAGAAAGAGTTAGAGTTGCTGCTGATGGAATTACCGGATCAGTAACTGACACTTACACTGTAGTGCCTCAATATAAAGGAAAGTACAAAATACCAAATATTGCTTTTTCATATTTTAATCCTAACGAAAAAAAATACCAAACAATTGCTACTGAAGACTTATTTGTTGATGTATTAGAAGGCAAAGAATTGGTGACTAACAACAACTCTTTAATACAAAAAAAGACCGTAATTTCTACCGGAAAAAACTTTAGATACATTCAAACAAAAAGTGAGTTTATGACTAAAGATCGTACAGATTTTTTCAAATCGAATGTATTCTATTTATTCTTATTACTCCCTTTAATAAGTATTCCAATAGGTATTGTTATTGCTAAAAACAATGAAAAACGTAACCGAGATGTAATTGGCAGAAAACAAAGAAGAGCAGAAAGATTAGCTAAAAAATATTTATCTGAAGCACATAAACAGTTGGGTGAAAAAGAAGCTTTTTACGAATCTTTAGAACGTGCTTTGCATAATTATTTAAAGGCAAAGTTAGGAATTGAAATCGCTGATATTAGCAAAGAAAAAATAGCTCAAATTTTACAACAAAGAAATGTTGATAAGGATACTACTAAAGAATTTATAGCAGTTTTAGAACATTCGGACTTTGCACGTTACTCTCCAATAACTAATACAGAAATGAAGCAAGAATTTGAAAGAGCAAAACTAGTAATCGTCCAATTAGATAAGCAGTTGTAA
- a CDS encoding tetratricopeptide repeat protein translates to MNLLQNILILFLMLFSSTTILAQKDSIALQRKARKMVRQGNELYQKKQYTEASVAYRKALDKSSYYDKASYNLGNALYENKNFKEATPQYELSAKTASDKYTKAEAYHNLGNSMMETKNYQGAVDAYKNSLRNNPNDDETRYNLAVAQEFLEKEKQQNKDNKDNKDNKDKDKKDKDEKNKDKDKKEGDDDKEKKEGDDDDKDKDEKGDKKKDKKQDSKKDDKKEQKEKPKPQQGKMSPQQIKQLLESLNNEEKKTQKKMNAKKAKGKKVKQEKDW, encoded by the coding sequence ATGAACCTTTTACAAAATATCCTTATTTTATTTTTGATGCTGTTTTCATCAACAACAATTCTTGCACAAAAAGATTCTATTGCTTTGCAACGTAAAGCTAGAAAAATGGTAAGACAAGGCAACGAATTATATCAAAAAAAACAATACACAGAGGCGTCTGTTGCTTACAGAAAGGCTCTAGACAAAAGCTCCTATTATGATAAAGCAAGTTATAATTTAGGTAATGCTTTATATGAAAACAAGAACTTTAAAGAAGCTACACCTCAATATGAATTGAGTGCAAAAACTGCTTCAGATAAATATACGAAAGCAGAAGCTTACCATAATTTAGGTAATTCTATGATGGAAACTAAAAACTATCAAGGTGCTGTAGATGCTTATAAAAACTCCTTACGAAATAATCCTAATGATGATGAAACTCGTTATAATTTAGCGGTTGCTCAAGAATTCCTTGAAAAAGAAAAACAACAAAATAAAGACAATAAAGACAATAAAGACAATAAAGACAAAGATAAAAAAGATAAAGACGAAAAAAACAAGGATAAAGATAAGAAGGAAGGTGATGATGACAAAGAGAAAAAAGAGGGTGATGATGACGACAAAGATAAAGACGAAAAAGGAGATAAGAAGAAAGATAAAAAACAAGATTCTAAAAAGGACGATAAAAAAGAACAGAAAGAGAAACCCAAACCTCAACAAGGAAAAATGTCTCCTCAACAAATTAAGCAGCTATTAGAAAGCTTAAATAATGAGGAAAAAAAGACCCAAAAGAAAATGAATGCTAAAAAAGCAAAAGGTAAAAAAGTAAAACAGGAAAAAGATTGGTAA
- a CDS encoding VWA domain-containing protein, with the protein MYKLEEPIYFYLLAIIPVMIVVFLLVLWWKKRMQRKFSNPDLLKKLAPNSSTFKSILKLIMLLLGIAFLVISLVNPKMGSKLKTVKREGVDVVFALDVSRSMLAEDIAPTRLEKAKQIIAKIIDKLGSDRVGIIIYAGNSYPLLPITTDHAAANMFLQNANPDMVSSQGTAINEALELAKTYYNNDEQTNRFLVIISDGEDHQEETKQVALNLANDGVKIYTIGVGTEKGGPIPIRLNGAMIGYKKDNKGETVITKRMPDVLNGIADASDGEYIDGNVTENPVKQISDIIANAQKSEFETKQFSDYKDQFQWFLAIGILFLLLDGFLLEKKTKWLKKVDLFNEEKTKK; encoded by the coding sequence ATGTACAAATTAGAAGAACCAATTTATTTTTATTTATTAGCAATTATTCCTGTAATGATTGTTGTTTTTCTATTGGTTTTATGGTGGAAAAAAAGAATGCAGCGTAAATTCTCAAATCCTGATTTACTGAAAAAATTAGCTCCGAACTCATCAACATTTAAATCAATACTAAAACTAATAATGTTGTTATTAGGAATTGCCTTTTTAGTGATTTCTTTAGTAAACCCTAAAATGGGCTCTAAACTGAAAACGGTAAAAAGAGAAGGAGTAGATGTCGTTTTCGCTCTAGATGTTTCTAGAAGTATGCTGGCAGAAGATATTGCCCCTACTAGGCTAGAAAAAGCAAAACAAATCATTGCAAAAATTATAGATAAATTAGGAAGTGATCGAGTTGGTATTATCATTTACGCGGGTAACTCGTATCCTCTTTTACCCATAACAACAGATCATGCAGCAGCAAATATGTTTTTGCAAAATGCCAATCCCGATATGGTTTCTAGTCAAGGCACAGCAATTAATGAAGCTTTAGAATTAGCAAAAACTTATTATAATAATGACGAGCAAACCAACAGGTTTTTAGTCATTATTTCTGATGGAGAAGACCACCAAGAAGAAACCAAACAAGTAGCTCTTAATTTGGCTAATGATGGCGTAAAGATTTACACTATTGGTGTTGGTACAGAAAAAGGCGGACCAATTCCTATACGTTTAAATGGAGCTATGATTGGTTATAAAAAAGATAACAAAGGAGAAACAGTTATTACCAAACGTATGCCCGATGTTTTAAACGGAATTGCAGATGCCTCTGACGGAGAATATATAGATGGTAATGTAACTGAAAATCCTGTAAAACAGATTTCAGACATTATTGCAAATGCCCAAAAAAGCGAATTTGAAACGAAGCAATTTTCTGATTACAAAGATCAATTTCAATGGTTTTTAGCGATAGGAATTTTATTTTTACTCTTAGATGGTTTCTTGTTAGAAAAGAAAACAAAATGGTTAAAAAAGGTAGATTTATTTAATGAAGAAAAAACAAAAAAATAA
- a CDS encoding VWA domain-containing protein, giving the protein MNWNNFEFLNPEFLWLLILVILLAIWYFFMRKKDTAILTMPSVKGFKVKASILSKLKPILYVLRLLALAAIVVALARPRNVSVSKKTKTNRGIDIVMAIDVSASMLARDLKPNRLEALKKVAVNFVDRRPNDRIGIVVYAGESFTQTPITSDKAIVKRTISELKWGQLEGGTAIGMGLGSGVNRLKESKAKSKVIILLTDGVNNSGNIDPRTATELAKELGIKVYTIGIGTNGMADFPWSKDPRTGQLNFRKQQVEIDEDLLKEIASETKGKYFRATNNTSLKEIYNEIDKLEKTKIEEFKYYNYQEMYRSLVLLALGLLLLEFLLRNTLFKSFI; this is encoded by the coding sequence ATGAATTGGAATAATTTTGAGTTTTTAAATCCAGAATTTTTGTGGCTGCTAATTTTAGTTATATTATTGGCAATTTGGTATTTTTTTATGCGCAAAAAAGATACTGCAATTTTAACCATGCCAAGTGTTAAAGGGTTTAAAGTAAAAGCATCCATCTTATCAAAATTAAAACCTATTTTATATGTTTTACGATTATTGGCTTTGGCAGCAATAGTTGTCGCATTGGCAAGACCAAGAAACGTTTCTGTAAGCAAAAAAACAAAAACAAATAGAGGTATCGACATTGTAATGGCCATTGATGTTTCTGCAAGTATGCTGGCTAGAGATTTAAAACCGAATAGATTAGAAGCTTTAAAAAAAGTAGCTGTAAATTTTGTTGATAGAAGACCCAATGACAGAATTGGAATTGTAGTGTATGCAGGCGAAAGTTTTACCCAAACGCCTATTACAAGTGACAAAGCGATTGTAAAACGAACCATTTCTGAATTAAAATGGGGGCAATTAGAAGGTGGGACCGCAATAGGAATGGGGTTAGGCTCTGGGGTTAATAGGCTTAAAGAAAGTAAAGCAAAAAGTAAGGTTATTATTTTACTAACGGATGGAGTAAACAACTCAGGAAACATAGACCCAAGAACGGCAACAGAACTAGCTAAAGAATTGGGTATTAAAGTCTATACAATAGGAATAGGAACCAATGGAATGGCGGATTTTCCTTGGAGTAAAGACCCAAGAACTGGTCAATTAAATTTTAGAAAACAACAAGTAGAAATTGATGAAGATTTGCTAAAAGAAATTGCATCAGAAACAAAAGGAAAATATTTTAGAGCAACAAACAATACATCATTAAAAGAAATTTATAATGAAATTGACAAACTCGAAAAAACAAAAATAGAAGAATTCAAGTATTACAATTATCAAGAAATGTACAGGTCTTTAGTACTATTAGCTCTTGGTCTATTACTACTAGAATTCTTATTAAGAAATACATTATTTAAGAGTTTTATATAA
- a CDS encoding DUF58 domain-containing protein has product METKEILKKVRKIEIKTRRLSDHIFGGEYHSSFKGRGMTFSEVRQYQFGDDVRAIDWNVTARYNEPFIKVFEEERELTMMLMVDVSGSESFGTATQFKKDTVTEIAATLAFSATQNNDKVGLILFSDDIELFIPPKKGKSHVLRIIRELIEFKPKSKKTDISVALKFLSSVMKKRAIVFMLSDFMDDDYEKTLKIAGKKHDLTGIRVYDKHDEEIPNLGMVPMIDAESGAIQLVNTSSKTTRRNYKANALRLTDYYISTFKRSGAGTINTRVDEGYVKKLLGYFKHKGR; this is encoded by the coding sequence ATGGAAACAAAGGAAATCCTTAAAAAAGTTCGAAAAATTGAGATTAAGACAAGACGATTGTCTGATCATATTTTTGGCGGTGAATACCATTCATCCTTCAAAGGGCGTGGTATGACTTTTTCTGAAGTAAGACAATACCAATTTGGTGATGATGTTAGAGCCATTGATTGGAATGTGACTGCGCGTTACAACGAACCTTTTATAAAGGTTTTTGAAGAAGAACGGGAACTAACTATGATGTTAATGGTTGATGTTTCTGGTTCGGAATCATTTGGAACCGCTACACAATTTAAAAAAGATACCGTTACAGAAATTGCTGCAACCCTAGCTTTTTCTGCTACTCAAAATAATGACAAAGTAGGATTAATTCTTTTTTCTGATGATATCGAACTATTCATTCCTCCAAAAAAGGGAAAAAGTCACGTTTTAAGAATTATTAGAGAATTAATAGAGTTTAAGCCAAAAAGCAAAAAGACTGATATTTCTGTAGCTTTAAAATTTTTATCAAGTGTGATGAAAAAAAGAGCCATAGTTTTTATGTTATCAGATTTTATGGATGATGATTATGAAAAAACTTTAAAAATTGCAGGAAAAAAACACGATTTAACAGGCATTAGAGTATATGATAAACATGATGAAGAAATTCCGAATTTAGGAATGGTGCCAATGATAGATGCTGAATCAGGTGCTATTCAACTAGTAAACACCTCGTCAAAAACTACTCGAAGAAACTATAAAGCAAATGCATTACGATTAACTGATTATTATATAAGTACGTTTAAAAGAAGTGGTGCAGGAACTATCAATACGAGAGTTGATGAAGGTTACGTGAAAAAGTTATTAGGATATTTTAAACACAAAGGAAGATAA
- a CDS encoding MoxR family ATPase, protein MDVDVRAINEKIERESAFIDILTLEMNKVIVGQKQMIESLLIGLIGNGHILLEGVPGLAKTLAINTLSKAVQASFSRVQFTPDLLPADVVGTMIYNMKENDFMIKKGPIFANFVLADEINRAPAKVQSALLEAMQERQITIGDTTFNLDEPFLVMATQNPVEQEGTYPLPEAQVDRFMLKVVIDYPKLQDEQIIMRQNLSGGFSKVNPVVSVEQILKAREVANEVYMDEKIEKYILDIIFATRYPEKYNLPQLKDLISFGASPRGSINLAKAAKCYAFIKRRGYVIPEDVRAVVFDVLRHRIGITYEAEAENVTSVDIINSIINEVEVP, encoded by the coding sequence ATGGATGTAGATGTAAGAGCTATTAATGAGAAAATAGAAAGAGAAAGTGCCTTTATAGACATTCTTACTTTAGAAATGAATAAGGTAATTGTTGGGCAAAAGCAAATGATAGAAAGTTTGTTAATTGGATTAATTGGAAATGGTCATATTTTACTAGAAGGAGTTCCTGGATTGGCAAAAACATTAGCAATTAATACTTTATCTAAGGCAGTTCAGGCAAGTTTTAGTAGAGTTCAATTTACACCAGATTTGTTACCTGCAGATGTTGTTGGAACGATGATTTATAACATGAAAGAGAATGATTTCATGATAAAAAAAGGACCAATTTTTGCAAATTTTGTGTTAGCCGATGAAATTAACAGAGCACCTGCCAAAGTGCAATCTGCTTTACTAGAAGCAATGCAAGAGCGTCAAATTACTATTGGTGACACTACTTTTAACTTAGACGAACCTTTTTTAGTTATGGCAACTCAAAACCCCGTGGAACAAGAAGGAACTTATCCTTTACCTGAAGCGCAAGTAGATAGGTTCATGTTAAAAGTAGTTATAGATTACCCAAAATTACAGGATGAGCAAATTATTATGCGCCAGAATTTATCTGGTGGTTTCTCAAAAGTTAACCCTGTAGTTTCTGTAGAACAAATTTTAAAAGCAAGAGAAGTTGCTAATGAAGTTTACATGGATGAAAAAATTGAGAAATATATTCTTGATATCATTTTTGCAACTCGTTATCCAGAAAAATACAACTTACCGCAATTAAAAGATTTAATTAGTTTTGGTGCTTCACCCCGTGGAAGTATCAATTTAGCAAAAGCAGCTAAATGTTATGCTTTTATTAAAAGAAGAGGTTATGTAATTCCTGAAGATGTAAGGGCCGTAGTTTTTGATGTTTTACGTCACAGAATTGGTATTACATATGAAGCGGAGGCAGAAAATGTAACTTCTGTTGACATTATCAACTCAATTATTAATGAAGTAGAAGTGCCATAA
- a CDS encoding TonB-dependent siderophore receptor → MVKDVFFDFNSNTSYLTIMVNDDNALSEVVITGTRSKPRTVLQSAVPIDNIGVKAIERQNNGDIVQTLKALIPSYTSTPLTGDGSAFVKPTSLRGLPPDEVLILMNSKRRHRSSLIAHFGAAMNAGSHAADVGHIPSIALKNIEVLRDGAAAQYGSDAIAGVMNFILKDASSGAEVQTQVGKWYGRNYGSETDYKVRMNFGFPLTENGFINISTEYAFNPKLARGNQHAAAQAAIDSGIEGVANPAMNWVSI, encoded by the coding sequence TTGGTTAAAGATGTTTTTTTTGATTTTAATAGCAATACTTCTTATTTAACAATAATGGTTAATGACGATAATGCTTTAAGTGAAGTTGTTATTACTGGTACTCGTTCAAAACCAAGAACAGTTCTACAGTCCGCTGTTCCAATTGATAATATTGGGGTAAAAGCGATTGAAAGACAAAATAACGGTGATATAGTACAAACATTAAAAGCTTTAATACCTTCATACACGTCTACACCACTTACTGGCGATGGATCAGCATTTGTTAAACCAACATCTTTAAGAGGTTTACCTCCAGATGAAGTACTAATACTTATGAACTCTAAAAGACGCCATAGATCTTCTTTGATAGCGCATTTTGGTGCAGCAATGAATGCAGGATCTCATGCAGCAGATGTAGGTCATATTCCTAGTATTGCGTTAAAAAATATAGAGGTTTTGCGTGATGGTGCGGCCGCACAATATGGTTCAGATGCAATTGCAGGGGTTATGAACTTTATATTAAAAGATGCCTCAAGTGGAGCAGAAGTTCAAACACAAGTTGGTAAATGGTATGGAAGAAATTATGGAAGTGAAACTGATTATAAAGTAAGAATGAATTTCGGTTTTCCATTAACTGAAAATGGATTTATTAACATAAGTACAGAATATGCTTTTAATCCAAAATTAGCTAGAGGTAATCAACATGCAGCAGCTCAAGCAGCTATAGATTCTGGGATTGAAGGGGTAGCAAATCCAGCTATGAATTGGGTTAGCATATAA
- a CDS encoding TonB-dependent receptor, producing MSQNQVSGVNPVNESGIFNLENNLPKNRASLSLEPNFGKFDASVRANYFGTTFDERSQREELEARTLIDLDFSYQASETVQLILGALNVFDTYPNEVETRASQGMPFPRRTTIGYSGGQVYFKAIYKL from the coding sequence TTGTCCCAAAATCAGGTTAGTGGAGTGAATCCTGTTAACGAAAGTGGAATTTTTAACTTAGAGAATAATTTACCTAAAAATAGAGCTAGTTTATCTTTAGAACCTAATTTTGGCAAATTTGATGCTTCAGTTCGAGCTAATTATTTCGGAACTACTTTTGATGAAAGATCTCAAAGAGAAGAATTAGAAGCAAGAACTTTAATAGATTTAGACTTTAGCTATCAAGCTTCAGAAACTGTTCAATTAATTTTAGGAGCACTTAATGTTTTTGATACATATCCAAACGAAGTTGAAACTCGTGCATCTCAAGGGATGCCTTTTCCAAGACGTACAACAATTGGTTATAGTGGAGGTCAGGTTTATTTTAAAGCAATTTATAAATTGTAA
- a CDS encoding UDP-2,3-diacylglucosamine diphosphatase, with the protein MITITTSGNKKVYFASDQHLGAPTAASSFPREKKFVAWLDEVKKDAEAIFLLGDLFDFWFEYKTVVPMGFVRVLGKLAEIKDSGIPIYFFVGNHDLWMHDYFETELNIPVFYSPQEFLINNKKILMGHGDGLGPHDKGYKRMKKVFTFPLFKWFFRWLHPDLGVKLGQYMSIKNKMISGEEDAKFLGEENEWLVQYCKRKLTQQHYDYFVFGHRHLPLEIELQENSTYINLGDWIQYFTYGQFDKNTFSLLKYKSKKKD; encoded by the coding sequence ATGATTACAATAACCACTTCAGGAAATAAAAAAGTCTATTTTGCTTCAGATCAACATCTGGGAGCACCAACAGCAGCATCAAGTTTTCCTAGAGAAAAAAAATTTGTTGCTTGGTTAGATGAAGTTAAGAAAGATGCAGAAGCTATTTTTTTATTGGGTGATTTGTTCGATTTTTGGTTCGAATATAAAACCGTTGTTCCTATGGGATTTGTAAGAGTTTTAGGAAAATTAGCAGAAATTAAAGACTCTGGAATTCCTATTTATTTCTTTGTTGGTAATCATGATTTATGGATGCATGATTACTTTGAAACGGAATTAAACATTCCTGTATTTTATAGTCCTCAAGAGTTTCTCATTAACAATAAAAAGATCTTAATGGGTCATGGAGATGGTTTAGGACCGCATGACAAAGGGTATAAACGCATGAAAAAGGTATTTACATTTCCTTTGTTTAAATGGTTTTTTAGATGGTTGCATCCGGATTTAGGTGTAAAGTTGGGGCAATATATGTCTATTAAAAATAAGATGATTTCAGGAGAGGAAGATGCAAAATTTTTAGGCGAAGAAAATGAATGGCTAGTGCAATACTGTAAAAGAAAACTCACTCAACAACACTATGATTATTTTGTTTTTGGCCATAGACATTTACCTTTAGAAATAGAACTACAAGAAAACAGTACCTATATAAACTTAGGCGATTGGATTCAATATTTCACCTATGGACAGTTTGATAAAAATACTTTTAGCCTTCTTAAATATAAATCTAAGAAAAAAGACTGA
- a CDS encoding S41 family peptidase, whose product MNKNNLPIYFAIAVVLGIIIGVFFSGNSNNLFLLSKNPSKEQKIKKLINFIEKDYVDNVNTDKLLDGAITQILGKLDPHSVYIPKENLQAITESMQGNFVGIGVQFRMIKDSIAVVQTIKKGPSIKAGLKAGDRILMANKDTLYGKEFRSGSIPKYLKGKPETKVALQIYRKSNDSLFIVDITRGEVNIKSVDLAYMINDSIGYIKIDRFARNTYKEFKSSINTLIANGMTDLVLDLRGNGGGFIDISNRIIDEFLEDDKLMVFTKNNKAQIEEFFATKMGSFEKGGLYVLIDENSASASEIVAGALQDNDKGTIIGRRSFGKGLVQIEMDLGDGSAVRLTTARYYTPTGRSIQKPYSNGEKGNYYKDYQKRVVNGELLNKDSIKVVDSLLFKTPKGKIVYGGGGIIPDVFVPIDTTSYISNFYLNSINNFAFEYVDNKRKELSKWTVDSFVLDFDKDETVLNNYFSKTKYQANPSFKTKESIKKYLKAFIANMLFGDVGFYRIIHKDDKMLQKVLELESKQE is encoded by the coding sequence ATGAATAAGAATAACTTGCCTATATATTTTGCAATTGCTGTTGTTCTCGGAATTATAATTGGTGTTTTCTTTAGTGGTAATTCTAACAATTTATTTTTACTTTCAAAAAACCCTTCTAAAGAGCAAAAAATAAAAAAACTGATCAATTTTATTGAGAAAGATTATGTAGATAATGTCAACACAGACAAATTATTAGATGGAGCAATAACACAAATACTAGGCAAATTAGATCCACATTCTGTTTATATTCCCAAAGAGAATTTGCAAGCAATTACAGAAAGTATGCAAGGTAATTTTGTAGGAATTGGTGTTCAGTTTAGAATGATAAAAGATTCTATTGCCGTTGTTCAAACTATAAAAAAAGGCCCTAGTATTAAAGCAGGACTTAAGGCTGGTGATAGAATTTTAATGGCCAACAAAGACACGTTATATGGCAAAGAATTTAGAAGTGGCAGTATTCCTAAATATTTAAAAGGAAAACCAGAGACAAAAGTTGCACTTCAAATCTATAGAAAAAGTAACGATTCTTTATTTATTGTTGACATTACTCGGGGTGAAGTAAATATTAAAAGTGTAGACTTAGCTTACATGATTAACGATTCTATTGGTTATATAAAAATAGATCGTTTCGCGAGAAATACGTACAAGGAATTCAAATCTTCCATCAATACCTTAATTGCTAATGGGATGACAGATCTAGTTCTAGATTTACGCGGCAATGGAGGTGGTTTTATAGACATTTCGAACAGAATCATCGATGAATTTTTAGAAGATGATAAACTAATGGTTTTCACTAAAAACAATAAAGCACAAATTGAAGAATTCTTTGCAACCAAAATGGGTTCTTTCGAAAAAGGAGGTTTGTATGTTTTAATTGATGAAAATTCAGCATCAGCATCCGAAATTGTTGCGGGTGCTTTGCAAGACAATGACAAAGGAACCATTATTGGAAGACGTTCTTTTGGAAAAGGTTTGGTGCAAATAGAAATGGATTTAGGTGATGGTTCTGCCGTTCGTTTAACCACCGCAAGATATTACACTCCTACCGGGCGTTCTATTCAAAAACCATATTCAAATGGAGAAAAAGGAAACTATTATAAAGATTATCAAAAAAGAGTTGTAAACGGAGAATTGTTAAATAAAGACAGCATTAAAGTAGTCGATTCTCTCCTGTTTAAAACGCCAAAAGGAAAAATAGTCTACGGTGGAGGAGGTATCATTCCCGATGTTTTCGTTCCTATTGACACCACTTCTTACATATCTAATTTCTATTTGAATTCTATAAATAATTTTGCTTTTGAGTATGTAGATAACAAACGAAAAGAGTTGTCAAAATGGACTGTAGACAGTTTTGTACTAGATTTTGACAAAGATGAAACTGTTTTAAACAATTACTTTTCTAAAACCAAATACCAAGCAAATCCGTCATTTAAAACAAAGGAAAGCATTAAAAAATATTTAAAAGCTTTTATTGCAAATATGCTTTTTGGTGATGTTGGTTTTTACCGAATTATTCATAAAGATGATAAAATGTTGCAAAAGGTTTTAGAGTTGGAAAGTAAGCAGGAATAG
- a CDS encoding dCMP deaminase family protein, which translates to MTEKKQLKYDIAYLKMAREWAKLSHCKRKQVGALIVKGRMIISDGFNGTPSGFDNCCEDAKGVTKWEVLHAEANAILKVASSTQSAEGATLYITLSPCTECSKLIHQAGIKRVVYAKDYRDSSGLNFLEKAGVEIKYLPYE; encoded by the coding sequence ATGACTGAGAAGAAACAATTAAAATATGATATTGCTTATTTAAAAATGGCAAGGGAATGGGCAAAACTATCACATTGTAAACGCAAACAAGTTGGTGCTTTAATTGTCAAAGGAAGAATGATTATTTCTGATGGTTTTAATGGAACTCCTTCTGGCTTTGATAATTGTTGCGAGGATGCAAAAGGCGTGACAAAATGGGAAGTTTTACATGCAGAAGCGAATGCTATTTTAAAAGTTGCCTCCTCAACACAATCTGCAGAAGGTGCCACTTTATATATTACATTATCACCTTGTACAGAATGCAGTAAACTTATTCATCAAGCAGGAATAAAACGTGTTGTATATGCCAAAGATTACAGAGATTCTTCTGGTCTAAATTTTTTAGAAAAAGCAGGTGTAGAAATTAAATATTTGCCTTATGAATAA